In Diadema setosum chromosome 2, eeDiaSeto1, whole genome shotgun sequence, the DNA window GTGCTGTAACAATAGAATGAATGTTGAGAAGCAGAAGGCCGTAGCTCCTCCCTGACTGTGAACAGTAGTAATGCCCAGTAGTTGTCAGAAGAAACAACATGTATGTTTGTTGAACATTTCCATTTCCTTTTACCATCCAActcatttgttttattcatttatctgtttCCTTTTGCTGCAGGTTCTACACCCTGATTGTGCTGTCCACGGCTCTCTTTGACAAGCCACCATTCCAGAATCTCATCGTCAACGGGCTGGTCCTGGCCTCGGATGGGACCAAGATGAGCAAGCGCAAGAAGAACTACCCGGATCCCATGAATGTTGTCAATGCTTATGGTGCGGATGCCCTCAGGTGAGGAGAGCCAGTGAAAGGCGTTTTGTAGTTTTTGTAGTgtgtgatattttcttttctcgtcTCAGATTtactgagagagagaaaaaaaaaccaacccaaaatgtaatccaatccaatccaatccagtccagtccaatccaatccaatccaatccaatccagtCCAGTCCagtccaatccaatccaatccaatccaatccaatccagtCCAGTCCAGTCCAGTCCAGTCCAATCCAATCCAGTCCAGTCCagtccaatccaatccaatccaatccaatccagtCCAGTCCAGTCCAGTCCagtccaatccaatccaatccaatccaatccaatccaatccaatccaatccagtCCAGTCCAGTCCAGTCCAGTCCAGTCCAGTCCAGTCCAGTCCAGTCCAGTCCagtccaatccaatccaatccagtCCAGTCCagtccaatccaatccaatccaatccaatccaatccagtccaatccaatccaatccaatccaatccaatccaatccaatccaatccgaTCTAATCCTATTCAATTCAGTGCAAGTCAATCTGAAATGACTAATTTTGGGAGCCAAACTCATATTGTGGGGGCAGTGTGGACACAAGGATTGTACACTGCTTTTACAGTGCAAGGGTTTACAGTTTGAGGCCTGTCATGGCACTTTTATTGTTGAGCATGCCTCTCACCACTCGGGGGTAGAAAAAGGTTACAGGGAGGAAGATGATTGTTATTGTATCTGGATGTACCAGTTTTTGGCCAAAGAATTGGCAGCAGGAATGCTACCCAGGTAGTCAAGTTAGTGTACTGATGGTATAAAGTTGATTCCAGTTATACTAGGGTATTAATGTGCAGTGAAGTACTACAAGCACCAAGACACAGTTCACATCAAGTAAATAGTAGAAATCTGTAATAGGTCTTCATGGTTGTAGAGTTTCACCCTTGGAGTCTGTCCATGCACCAATGACTGAACCTCACTTCAGGTATTGAAATATCCcgttttgatttgttgttgacAAATGCAGGTTGTACCTGGTCAACTCCCCCGTGGTGAGGGCAGAGAGTCTTCGCTTCCAAGAGAATGGGGTGCGTGACGTGCTCAAAGACATCTTCCTACCATGGTTCAACGCCTACCGCTTCCTCATGCAGAATGTGGACAGACTACAGAGGGTGAGGAGTGACATAGACAGGGACACCTTTCTCTAAGGGCTTTGAAGCAGTACCATTTGTTTGTATACGGTTTCTAGAGTTTGCTTAGAGAGGGCATTTATTCTTAAAGTTGTGTGTGGAAGGGGAATGGGATAGTTAGTAGGGAATTGGGCATTATAGGTCTTATATCACTTTTGCAAATATTACAGTATTTTGCAAGTTGGAAGAATAATTCCTCCTAAGATCATTTGTGAAATCttacagtaacatacctcagaGCTGttaacaaagaaatgaaaaactaaccCCATGTCTAATACACTCCCCCTTTATACTGAAAATAACATTTGgaatttttttccctttttttttttttttttttttgagggggctCAAACAATTTCACTGGAAACTATAGTATTTTTTCTACCTCAATCTTGaaaaagttttcaattttatcatTCTGAGAAAAGGCCTGAATTGCCTACCTCTGCATTATACCAACTTAAGAAAATTAATCTAATattcagggttgcaaaagggataCTCAAACTCTAAATCTCTAGCAAGAATTCTTTATagcagagaaaaaaatcaaattgtgaaatcaTGATATCACATTACTACCAAGTACTCTACTGTTTTTTCATTTGTGGGTGTTTCAGGAAGAAAAGGTGTCCTTCCAACACAACGAGAAAACGTTCAAGCCATCAGATAACATCATGGACCGCTGGATCCTTTCCTTCACCCAGTCCCTCACCAAGTATGTCCAGAAAGAGATGGCTGGTGAGTTCTCATTGAGCTCTCTTTGAGTTCATGTCTCATCGTGATATAGTGGAGATTCACCCTCGTGAATGACGTAAGATTAAAACATTTCTTGGATGGGACTTGAACCCATGACCTCCTGAGTGCTAGACAGGCTTCATATCCGCTAGACTTACATAGCTTCCACCCAGTAGCCAATAAATATTCTTTTCCCCTCTCATGTACCAGTTCTATTTATTGCAAGAAGAATGTGTTCTAGAACAAAGTGCTATGTTGCTTTACAACATGAGATGATTTTTAGGTTGCTTCAAGTTTGCAGTACTTTCAAGGCAAATGACGTTTTATTATAGTAGTCTTCTTACTAGCTGGTGAATGTAGTAATACACATGAGGCATTTCTGTCTGTAATGTGATATGCTTAAAGAATGCTTAACATTTGCCATGTGCTAGGCTTTATAATTGTGAATCTGTAAGTCCTGTGAGCAGACagatcttaaagggatggtacagtgttggtggagatgacaattgggcttttaactttttgcaagatacaaaAAAAgtgtaccaagaaaacacttacgaaatagtacagagcataccattttaagaggaattcaaagtttatttgatgaaaatcaggtttggaatgactgaaacatccaaaaacaaagtaaaacaaatctCTCGTAATAAagggtgggtcccacattttattagaatcactctgttttggatatctcaaccatttcaaaaccacctcatggaattacatgcttctttcctttcatatttcacaagaggtttctcattatctcaccgaaaaatgtaagcaacctgaaattaggtctcaaccaaaactatatgatccctttaaagtgttaGTTATACATCTTGCTGAGATGGTGCCCTTTGCTGCCTTTTTGTAGCAACTGTGAATTTAATAtgctctctttcttttattttttagatGTTACATGTTCATTGCTACTCTAAATGATTTATAAATGAGTATTGCTACTCTACATGATTTCTGTGACCTCCAATTACTGTATGGAATGATATTAAACTTGCCTCTTGCTGCCTTCTGCCATGCTCAGCCTATCGCCTCTACACTGTGGCACCGCGACTCGTGAAGTTTGTGGACATGCTGACCAACTGGTATGTGCGCTCGAACAGGAAGAGACTCAAGGTGAGATATTCCAGAATGCATCAGTCATCAtggtgaataaaaaaaaaatgacaaacaaattTCAGGAAGTGTTTATTGTGGTACTGTTAAAGGGAAAATCTTCACTGGGTGGAAATTAATGTCTATTTTGCCTAACAGAAAAccagcgtgaaaataaaagtgaatttttttttgcttgttccaTGCGATATAATTTCATATCGTTGATTTCAAGGTAAGTATATTGTACGAGTATGACTGCTAAGTATTTTGTAGTTGTCTTCACGTTGACTTGACCTGTAGAATTAGTGAGTTTGATGTCGTTATGCAGACCATTTAACATTTACCATAGTATGTGCTTCCAAAACCTTTGGCCGCCGTGGCAGTGGTGAGCTGTTTGAAGTGCTTGCTCAATTTTTGTAACCAATCATGGAATCTGTCACACCAGCCAAGCACACCAAAAAATTAAATACTCGCATGAAAATTCCCACTCTTACAGTTTGTGTTTTTGCAGAACTTGCTCCACTTCTTAAAGGGGGCATCTCACTGAGCAGCAAATGTTTGTGGATGTAGCAAATTTTAGGTTTCATCAGAGttcacaatcagttgcaatcaagTTGGTGAGCAGTTGCCGTTAAatttgcaaacagtttttcttgttgcAAAGAGATTTGTTTACAAACtttgattgcaactgtttgCTAACCCCGATGAAAGTTAAATTCACtaaaatttgctattttcgCAAACAATCACCGCTCACCCTTCAGTGAGATACCCCTTGATAGCAGTGCAAGAGGAAACAAGGCTTGACTCGTCAAATTTGTCCTCCGCAGGGCGAGGGTGGAGCCAAGGACTGTCAGGACGCCCTCCAGGCGCTCTTCAGTGTCCTCTACTGCATGGTGCGAGTGATGGCGCCCTTCACGCCGTTCCTGACAGAGCACATGTACCAGAACCTGCGGCATTTGGTGGACTCTGACTTGGCCGACGGGCAGGACACAAGGAGTGTGCACTACCTGATGCAGCCCAAGCCAAGGTTTGACCAAAGATGACCTCAATCTCAGCCCATCAACtcctggggaggggggggggggggggagacatgCAGAGATTATCTTATGACCATCAAACTTGCATTGGTGAAATGTGCTGCTGATGTGagacacttttgaaaattctGCAACCTGAAGTAAACTATTCTATATAAACAATGGATTGctcaaatgaaaaatgaaagattatTTTACTCTACcatatgaatgaatacaaagaaTATTTATAATGAATTAGACACAGTGCCAAACCACAAAAATTAGGCTTCTTGGTTAAATGTGTTAGCTGACATTGATATGCTTACTTATCTCATCATCTAGCCTCATGTCAAAGTGTGTCGCAGTGACAATGGGCGAGTGTAGCTTTTTTCAGTATTGAGGCAGTTTCCTGTTGTAGAAAGCATTGCTCCGAGTTTGTTTAAGTGACCAACAAAACTTATTTGCAGTCCATTTCTACATCTCATATTTCAATATATGACACTAGATTCTTGTTGAAAATACTCCCAcccaaaaaacaacagcaaaaggTATAGATCATCACATCATATAGTACCTTAAACCCAGCATTATTTCTCATAACTGGTTTCTCTTGGCTTGAGACGTATACCTGTACAAACTTTTCATGAGAATCTGTGTATTGCACTCATGTACACATAAGTGAGTGATTTCTGTAAGGAATAAGTTGTATATGAAGAGTTATTCAAATAAGGTCATCAAATAGACAAAAGTGAAATCTTTTTGTTGATACCACACTCGTTACAtagcaaaaaatatttttgaagatattggaatcatatatattatgattattttctgtGTTTTGCACCAActttaatctcaaatatctcaTATTGATGGAAATGGAGATATCTGTTTTTACATTTTAGATCTTTGTATatacgtacatatatatatttcatattgctTTCTCATTGCAGGGATGACCTGATCGATGGCAAGATTGAGAGTGCCGTTGCCAACATGCAGACAGTCATTGAGCTGGCCCGCGTGCTGCGAGACCGCAACACCATCCCGACCAAGTACCCGCTtaaggaggtggtggtggtgaaccCCAGCAAGGAGTGCCTGGATGATATCCGCTCCCTGGAGAAGTACATCATTGAGGTGAGGGTGGCTTTTGTCCTGGAGATCTCGTCCATCTCTAAACAGGGGCTGCACAAATATTACAAAGCTTGGCCCTGTTACATAATAAGAAtatgcaatcaaacataagcgaggtatcagccaatcagaatcgaGAGTTCAAAGACTTACGTTTGATTATGTGACGTATGTGTGATATCAACTTTTACGCAATACGGCCCTGGTTTGTGCAATTAAACCAACAAGTATCCCATGATTCAGCCAGGAGAATGTGTCTGCCATTGCAGTAGTGTGGATTTTTATGTAAACGTGCCAATGATTTTTCCTTGTGTGATAATGATAGGAATTAAACACTGTTATAGGGGTTATTTCTTCAAGGCTTATTTGATGTGATTAACTTTTTGAGACTCTTTTTTATTGTGAGAGATTGCAAGCCAGATTTTTGACATTCAAAAGTTGCTCTGTTTCATTTTACCGAAATTTGAGGTTAAATTATATTGTATGGCATCCACAGGAACTCAACGTGAGAAAGGTCACAACCTCTCAGGACAAGGCAAAGTACCGTGTGGAGCTCCACGCCGAGCCCGACCACATGATCCTGGGCAAGCGACTGAAGGGTGACTTCAAGAGGGTGGCGGCGGCCATCCAGAAGCTCTCCGACGCCCAGCTGGAAGGCTTCGTGGCCAAGGGCGAGATCGAGGTCGAAGGTTACACCCTGGGCAAGGACGACCTGCGGCTCAGCTACACCATGGGGCAGTCGCCTACGGAAACTTCTCAGTACCAGGCCCACTCGGATGGAAAGGTGAGGTTTTAGAGCATCCAGCCTCTGATCCCTCGGAGGAATCATTTTTAGCAAGTGAACATTTTGTGGTTGTCCCTGTTAGTGTGACCTCTCACCTGATATACAGAAGCCATATGTTTTGAGGAATTTTAAGTTTGAGTACTTGGTTTGCTCCTAGTATCAAAACATGTTTGCTATCACTTGCAATGCAATGGGCACACTCTTTCATAAACAGTACTGCTTgtatggggtttttttttcagttatattattattttatttatctctTTTTACTGTAGAACATGTTATTTTAGCGGTATAAAGTTTTTgagaattggagccgacagcctttttcacagcatgagaTTTTCGTAAAGTGTCTCTGGCATTCAGTACATATAGTGTAGACCAGAGcctttgcattttaatttcaagaatCTTGGCTCGctaaattcgcgaaattaaaatgcatgcaaaaattccttgttttacagtatctcctTCACACATGAATGCGATGAAATGGATACTTATACGTATGTGCATTTCACtcattgtttgttcttttaatttattattcaacaaagaaaaacccAGACAATATTTAtgttatatgattatgatgcaAGAATCTCCAGAAGTAATGCTAAATAGCTGTAGTGCTTATAGCATGTCCAACTTCACTCCAGGACATGAAACCTTGATCCATCTCCAATGATCAGGAATTTCCTTTCTCTACATACAACGACAGCATGATCTATCATTCTCTTTTCTCTCCTATCATTTGGTCATCTCTAGATCCTGGTCCTCCTGGATGTGACTCCAGACCAGTCCATGTTGGATGAGGGGGTGGCTCGCGAGGTCGTCAACCGCATCCAGAAACTGAGGAAAAAGGTATCAGGCGTGAACCATTGTCATCACCTCAAGTCCTTGGGGAAAACTTTGCTTCAGAAATTTCCATTATTCAAACTAAAATTAACTTATTTAGGAGGAAACAGGAACTTCAGTTTTCTGAAATGCTTTGCAGATTTAAGAAGTACAATTATTTCAGCAGTTAAAGATTCAATAAcaattcagcaaaaaaaaaaaatgaaagaccaACAATGACCTTGAATGAAAGAAGCTTTGCTCTACCTCATTAAACACTAACAATGAATCTTTAAAATGTTGgtttaaaagaaacaaaataacacCAAACCAAACCACAGAACTGTGTTCTCTTCGACTAGATGGATTTTAAAGCTGTAATGTGTATGGTGCAATGTGTGTGCAGTTTTCTCCTGCTATAGGATCACTAAGTAGGTGCAAAGTTTATAGCGTGTGAGACCCAGGGTAATGTGATCAACTGCTGTAGGATGATATACATAATAAATGACAGCTTTTCAGGGCATTGTTGATGTTATTGCCCCGAAGGTTCTTGACCTCATGTTATGAAACTGACACCCACGATTTCGACCAATCAGAATCGAAGATTCGTCAAATGAGGTACTTAAAAGATGGTCGCGCGGGGTGTCTTAGTCGCCACTGTCCCTGTGAATGACCGCTAGAGTGTAGGCAAAACGGTGCTCCTCGTGGTCTCGGTCCTGTGGCCCCTACTGTAGGTGTTACCAAACCTGTTACCATGTTACTTCAAGAAATAATTagctgtttttttcttttcttttttaaggacTCGTGATGGATCCAGTCCATTGTAAAACAAAGTTAGATAGAATCGCATTTGAGGCCTATTTGATATTGATATGCACCCTTTTATCTTTGggtatttgcataatttatttgcaaatattCACACATACTGGTTTGATCTGCTGTCTCTTCTTGTTCAActctgtgataaaaaaaaaagggggggggtgcAAGAGTTTACCACAAGTTATCCTTGAATTTTATTCATTACAGGCTCACCTGGTTCCGACAGACGAGATCACCATCTTCTACCAGGTGGACCCGCCCAGCGACCGCCTCACACAGATCATCCCCGCCCACGAGGAGTACATCTTCAGCACCATCAAGCAGCCACTCCTGCCCCTGCCGACGCCCAATGGCACCGAGGAGATTATCAGAGAAACATTTCAGGTGAGTGTGGCTGCTCTCTCGGTATCTGtttgatagattttttttcttcttcttcactatTGGTTTGtgatctctttcttcttttgttacattCATTGTCATTTAGTTGTCCATGTTTGTTTCATGATACATAAAGTTCTCTTTTTATCCATCTACAttgtatctacatgtatgtacagatatagatagatggatagataagtagatagatagctGATAGATAGCttatagatacaatgtacatgcatgcatacatacgtgtacatacaTACGCACGTACATACTTATACccacacatgcatatatacatatattcctTATGTgtgtaaatacacacacacatacatacatacatacatacatgcatacatacatacatacatacatatatagaaaCAAGAAAAAGTGAGAGACTTTGTAAATCTTTGGATTTACTGAAAGCTTATCACTGTGTATGTTATCTATAATCCTTCTATAACTCTCTTTGTGTGTCTTTCTGTTTCTCTATGTAGACATCTTCAAACCATTTTTTGTTGTGTACaatataagctgttattttcgcgtacagatattttggCGAATGAGGAGTTCCAGGACATTTTCGGGACATGCTGTTTTCTTGATTTGACACCGAGATTATCGAAAGTGTGCTATTCCCCTAGCATATGgcaacattttcacatgttgttacatttgtggtccaacagtgattcgtgaaatttgcaaaaatcaaaccctcgtgaaatttgcaaaaatcaaaccctcgtgaaaataaGTTTCTACAGTATATCATCCTTCCTGTATCTACTCAACAGTTATTAGATCTATCCAGCTTCCTGTAACTGCAAATCCCTCAAGTATGGAGTATGTTTTCTCCTTTCCTGTCCTCATCTTCAGCTCAAGGGTCCCAGTCTGGAACTGGTCATCGTCCGGGGTCATCACGGGTCCTCTGCCTCCTCGGCATCGCAGTCGGCAAAGGTGGTCGCCACGGGCAACGGCCCCACCCCCTTCTGCAAGTTCATCAATGTGGAGTTGTGCGACGCGAAGCCCGCCCTCGGCGCCAGGAGCACGCGCGGGACCGTTCTCCTGGAAAACCCTCCCGGTGATTTCTTGCTGACCGTCGATCAGCTGGTCAACCACGTCAGGGTCATTTTCGGCCTTCATGGGAAGGCCCTCGCTCTCTACCGGTCAAGGAATAAAAGCAACGGTGAGTTTCCCTCTGCTGGTTCTTTTCCTATTGACAGTCGTAAATGGAAGAATCTAGGGCACAAATGATTTTTGTGAATCGATGAGGGATAGATACTAGTAAGATTTCTCAAATGATATATCTTCACACAATTTTTAGCTTCAAACTATTTTGAATTATCTTACATGCTCATCTGAACAATTCTCGTGAATTACTATGGTATCTTGGTTATTGTAAATTCCTGCGATATTCAACACTATCATTGTAATCtttatcattacatttttttcttttcttgagtAGGTATCTACTTAAATGCAGTTACAGAGGATATGGGATAACCACATTACTTGTGCCCTTCGTAACTCATTTGCCAATCTATACACAGAAAAAGTGGAATGATCAGTTCCAAATTCGCAgttatccaaaaaaaaacaaagaaaacaaagaaaacaagacCTTTTAAAAGGTGCAAAGTTATCAGTCTGACTTAAATAGTACTGAAATCAAATACTATCTGTAAATCTAACTAGTGAAATGAGAGTTTCAGTATTTCTGATATTTTCTCGTCTTCGTTTGCTTCCATAGAGCTCAACGCCAAGTCAGTGAAGTCTCTGATGTCGCTGAGTGGCAGCACGCTGTATGCCTACGTCAGTTgatgagggcagcagacatctTTAGTAGAGAATTTGcaaatcttttcttttatctctATAATCTTCTCTCATCTctgatttctctctctcctctctctgtctgtctctgtctagTGCATAGCTCAATGTAAGTCAGAACGTAAGGTGTATGTGATACGTGttagtgtgtgtctgtgcatcCAAAAAAATTCTACAAGATTTGTCTCCTCTTTGTCGACCTGGAAACCATGGAAATGAAGCATTTGCATTTGCTAGGCGggatgtactgtaaaaccagaaatgtttgcgtgcatgaaacttttgcaaattttgcgaggagccaagatttgcaaaagtaaaatgcacacgaacgttcttgtctacacaatgtattaaatgtcagtggcaattcacgaatGTTTCATACCGCAAagaaggctgttggctccaatt includes these proteins:
- the LOC140246172 gene encoding isoleucine--tRNA ligase, cytoplasmic-like — its product is MVQPVPDHMNFPAEEEKIIQLWKELDAFQSCLRQSKGKPRYAFYDGPPFATGLPHYGHILAGTIKDIVTRYAHQSGFHVERRFGWDTHGLPVEYEIDKKLGITGPEDVQKMGIEAYNNECRKIISRYAGEWEDIITRLGRWIDFKKDYKTMYPWFMESVWWVFKQLYDKGLVYRGFKVMPYSTACNTPLSNFESGQNYKDVVDPAVIINFPLDDEPNVSMIAWTTTPWTLPSNLALCVNPDMDYVKIEHKKDGKVYIMLEARLGALFKKNEEYKVLAKFKGATLKGKKYKPLFPYFAKLKETGAFKVTTDGYVTDDSGTGVVHQAAFFGQDDYRVCLENGVITKEMVVCPVDASGRFTSEVTDFAGQYVKDADKNIIKKLKSMGRLVDSSTCKHSYPFCWRSDTPLIYKAVPSWFVRVEPMVERLLANNQMTYWVPEFVKEKRFANWLRDAHDWAVSRNRYWGTPIPLWVSEDLQEIVCVGSIQELKELSGTEVTDLHRESVDKLTIPSKRPGKPPLRRISEVFDCWFESGSMPYAQVHYPFENKKEFEDSFPANFIAEGIDQTRGWFYTLIVLSTALFDKPPFQNLIVNGLVLASDGTKMSKRKKNYPDPMNVVNAYGADALRLYLVNSPVVRAESLRFQENGVRDVLKDIFLPWFNAYRFLMQNVDRLQREEKVSFQHNEKTFKPSDNIMDRWILSFTQSLTKYVQKEMAAYRLYTVAPRLVKFVDMLTNWYVRSNRKRLKGEGGAKDCQDALQALFSVLYCMVRVMAPFTPFLTEHMYQNLRHLVDSDLADGQDTRSVHYLMQPKPRDDLIDGKIESAVANMQTVIELARVLRDRNTIPTKYPLKEVVVVNPSKECLDDIRSLEKYIIEELNVRKVTTSQDKAKYRVELHAEPDHMILGKRLKGDFKRVAAAIQKLSDAQLEGFVAKGEIEVEGYTLGKDDLRLSYTMGQSPTETSQYQAHSDGKILVLLDVTPDQSMLDEGVAREVVNRIQKLRKKAHLVPTDEITIFYQVDPPSDRLTQIIPAHEEYIFSTIKQPLLPLPTPNGTEEIIRETFQLKGPSLELVIVRGHHGSSASSASQSAKVVATGNGPTPFCKFINVELCDAKPALGARSTRGTVLLENPPGDFLLTVDQLVNHVRVIFGLHGKALALYRSRNKSNELNAKSVKSLMSLSGSTLYAYVS